The following nucleotide sequence is from Paenibacillus andongensis.
CATGGAGGATGCATGAACTAAACATACGAAAATTTGATTCCACCAAAACAAAGATAAGGTGGATTTGTTATGTTCATCATTGTAATGGGGACGAATAACTTGGCCACATAAAGAGCTAGGAAACAGTAGGTCTGTTACCTAGCTCTTTATGTGGTAAGCCCAGCATGGGAGTTATCTTCAAGGTGAAAGTCCCAACGGGGGCTGTACGATTGACTATCGTAGCCAAGAACAATCCGGAGTAGTGCATGCAAGAACTTGATGAGCAATTTCAGTAATACTTAGTCCACATAAGAATGAAAACCTCTTAGAAGGGCGTCAGGCTTCCTCGGTTGCCGATTTATGACGGTGATAATGCTGGTTGACCTTCACGCGGTTGCCGCATCTTTCCATGCTGCACCAGCGTCGTTGTTGATTTCGGCTCGTATCGTAGAAAAACAGAATACATTTATGATTTTCGCATTTCTTCAGGTTATCCGGTTTGAACGTCGTCAAGAACAACGCCGCCTCCTCCAAAAACAAGGCGGGCAGCTGCGATATATCGTAGAAACGTTTAGTGGTTATACCATTTTCTTTCTCTTTGATCTGGTAATAGCTGCGATACCGAGACAACTCGTCATTCAGATCAGCGATGAATAAAACGGGGACGGCTCGTTCCTCAACGATCGTTATGAAGGCTTGCTCCAACTTGCCGCGGAAGGCAAGGGTCTTTTGAAATAGATTCATTCGTTCAGCTGCCGGGAGTTGTTCAAGATCCCCCGTAATAACGTCCCGCTTACCGGAACGATCCAGCCATTTCATGAGATCCTCCCAAGAATGCAGTAATTCTGTGCGTTGCCCCTTGACATTTTTGCGCGAATTCACGAAATCTGTGGCAAAATGATTGCCGATAAATACAAAATTCGTTTGCTCCATGACTTTTAGTTCCTTTTAAATGATTTGGATTCAAATAAATTATAACCGTCTAAGGCTATGTTTACAAATTATAATATTGAGGATAATATAATACCTGTAACGTTATTTTGATGGTTAGGAGATGAATGGAGATGCTAGTATTAGGACATGTCGGTTTGAATGTTACAGAATTGGACCGTTCGATTCAGTTTTATAAGGAGGTGCTTGGCTTTACGCTTCGTATGAAATCGGAGGAACCCGGCAGGAAATTCGCTTTTCTGGGCGATGATCAGGTGAATCGGGTAACTTTATGGGAACAAAGTGAAGGCTCGTTCTCCAAGCAGACTCCCGGTCTGCATCATTTGGCATTTGAAGTAGAATCGGTTGAAATCATTCAGGCTTACGAAGCAAGGCTGAAGGAGCACGGCGTCAAGTTCATCTACAATGGCATAACCGCTCATGCCGAAGGCGGGGATTCAGGAGGCATTTTCTTCGAGGATCCTGACGGCATCCGGCTAGAAATTTGCGTGCGCCAAGGAATAGGCGGGCACACGAACAACGTGGCTCACGGCAGAGCTTGCGGTTTCTTCTGATGACGTACCATCCCGGGGAAATTCAGGTTCAAGAACGTGCGGGTTTGAGGCATATCGCCGAACGGAGCAGAGGGATTCGTTCCGACATTCCGGATGTGGCGAAGATCTTTCTCGAGCAGCAGCCTTTTCTAATTATCGGCGCACCGAAGGACGACGGAACTGTGTGGGCTTCGGCTCTATTTGGTGCCCCCGGCTTCGTTAAGGTCGTGGATCCTCGAAGCATCGCTTTAGATGGCTATACCGAGGTAACAGATCCGATTACCTGCGGCCTTCGCTTAGGCTATCCCGTCGCGACTATCGCCATGGACTTCGCCGGAAGACGCCGAATGCGTGCTAACGGCATCATTACCGCTGTAGACCGGGGGCGTTTGGAAATCGCAACGGAACAGGTTTACGCTAATTGTCCAAAATACATTCAAGCACGCATGTGGTCACCAAAAGAAGAGGGTACTATACTTGCACAGTCAAACATCAGTTTCATTTCGCTTCCTAATGAAGCCATGGCAATTGTGAGAAATGCGGACACGTGCTTTATCGCTAGCCACCATCCAGAATACGGTGCGGATGTATCGCACCGTGGTGGCATGCCGGGATTCATAAAAACAGAAAATGATAAAACGTTGGTATTTCCCGATTATACAGGGAATGCCATGTTCAATACGTTGGGCAACTTAAATGGCTATCCACAGGCAGGGCTGTTGTTCATGGATTTCGATTCTGGTAGCCTCTTGCAGTTGACGGGTACGGCCGAGGTCGAATGGGACGTGTCAAAGAGCAGATTTTCGCTCCCTGGCGCTGAGCGTCTCATACGGTTTCGGTTGGAACGTGGACATTTGACAAGGAACGCGATGCCATTGAACTGGAGTTCGGCACAGTTTTCACCCGCCAACCCAAGAACCCAGGAGGAATGAACGATAAGGAAAGACGACAAGCTTCTCTCCCTTTCTCGACGAAGGAGAAGCTTTTTGTTTTAGTCTTACATTTACTTTAAATACATTTGTATGAATTTTAGGCTATCCCCGCATTATAAAGGGGGAGGAATCCCGTCCGTGATCATTCAGGCTATCATTCTTGAAATCCCCAGAAAGGCTCCAGTTTCTTTTTTTATTGAAATAAATGCAAGGAATGGCCGGATTAACTGCTTCAATCAGCGAAAAGAGAAGTAGAACGATCAGCTGCAGTTTCATAAGCATCTTTGCGGCGAATGAAAAGCGCCAATGTATTGCAGAGCTATTCCGAGATTATTGAGATCGCAAGTTATATTGAAGCAAGTCTCTCTCAACTACCGAACGGGGTAAAAGCCAGCACGAAATACCAGTATTGTTAGATTTCGCAATTGTTC
It contains:
- a CDS encoding CGNR zinc finger domain-containing protein, coding for MEQTNFVFIGNHFATDFVNSRKNVKGQRTELLHSWEDLMKWLDRSGKRDVITGDLEQLPAAERMNLFQKTLAFRGKLEQAFITIVEERAVPVLFIADLNDELSRYRSYYQIKEKENGITTKRFYDISQLPALFLEEAALFLTTFKPDNLKKCENHKCILFFYDTSRNQQRRWCSMERCGNRVKVNQHYHRHKSATEEA
- a CDS encoding VOC family protein gives rise to the protein MLVLGHVGLNVTELDRSIQFYKEVLGFTLRMKSEEPGRKFAFLGDDQVNRVTLWEQSEGSFSKQTPGLHHLAFEVESVEIIQAYEARLKEHGVKFIYNGITAHAEGGDSGGIFFEDPDGIRLEICVRQGIGGHTNNVAHGRACGFF
- a CDS encoding pyridoxamine 5'-phosphate oxidase family protein, which translates into the protein MTYHPGEIQVQERAGLRHIAERSRGIRSDIPDVAKIFLEQQPFLIIGAPKDDGTVWASALFGAPGFVKVVDPRSIALDGYTEVTDPITCGLRLGYPVATIAMDFAGRRRMRANGIITAVDRGRLEIATEQVYANCPKYIQARMWSPKEEGTILAQSNISFISLPNEAMAIVRNADTCFIASHHPEYGADVSHRGGMPGFIKTENDKTLVFPDYTGNAMFNTLGNLNGYPQAGLLFMDFDSGSLLQLTGTAEVEWDVSKSRFSLPGAERLIRFRLERGHLTRNAMPLNWSSAQFSPANPRTQEE